In Capsicum annuum cultivar UCD-10X-F1 unplaced genomic scaffold, UCD10Xv1.1 ctg77861, whole genome shotgun sequence, a genomic segment contains:
- the LOC107846275 gene encoding chitinase 2-like, whose translation MAVSLGGDTVGDNKHIYFKPKSINSWLDNAISSLSSMLEEYNIDGIDFDYEHFLGADTNSFAECIGQLITKLKKSGKIQFSSIAPYEGSAVQSHYKTLWKKYGHVIDYVNFQFYAYDKIDVPQYVKYFNEQSSNYEGGQILASFVNRGGGGLGSKDGFFEACK comes from the coding sequence ATGGCGGTCAGCTTAGGAGGTGACACGGTAGGTGACAACAAGCACATTTATTTTAAACCTAAGTCGATTAATTCTTGGTTAGATAATGCAATCTCTTCGTTGTCATCTATGCTCGAAGAGTACAACATTGATGGAATTGACTTTGATTATGAACATTTTTTGGGCGCGGACACTAATTCATTTGCAGAATGTATAGGACAGCTCATCACGAAGCTTAAGAAAAGTGGGAAAATACAATTTTCTTCGATTGCTCCGTATGAAGGTAGTGCAGTACAAAGTCATTATAAGACTTTGTGGAAAAAATATGGGCATGTGATTGACTATGTTAATTTCCAATTTTATGCTTATGATAAAATTGATGTGCCACAATATGTGAAGTATTTTAATGAACAAAGTTCTAATTATGAAGGTGGTCAAATTCTTGCTAGTTTTGTGAATAGGGGTGGTGGTGGTTTGGGATCTAAAGATGGATTTTTTGAAGcttgtaaataa